GGTCGTCCAAGTGGCACACCTGGCCGGCGGTGACGTCATTGACTGGAGGCACGGATACCACGCCGGTCGCTGGGACGCGGTTCAGCTGTGAAGTGTTTGTCCCGTACAACATGATCATGACGGGGATTGGGTACCTCATCGGGACCGTGGGTGGGACCGATAAGGCGATCGTGGAGCTGCACGATGCCGACGGGAAACTGCTCGCGAATTCGAATCTGGCGGGCGTGACAGTCGGGACGTTGGCGACCTACCAGGAAATTCCATTCACCGCGCCGGTCGAAGTGATCGGGCCGCAAAAGTATTACCTGTCCGTGACGATGAACGGGACAACGGCGCGGCTGCGCACAGTGCCGACGGCGGTGGGCGCTGCGCAAATGCTGACGGCGAAATCGGCA
This window of the Fimbriimonadaceae bacterium genome carries:
- a CDS encoding DUF4082 domain-containing protein, yielding MPLKTSLFSRVAGRLRWMVGGVQPIVSGGSSKWHTWPAVTSLTGGTDTTPVAGTRFSCEVFVPYNMIMTGIGYLIGTVGGTDKAIVELHDADGKLLANSNLAGVTVGTLATYQEIPFTAPVEVIGPQKYYLSVTMNGTTARLRTVPTAVGAAQMLTAKSAAGTFGTVGDLTVPTTFTADKGPIAYTY